The DNA segment TACTTGTCCAGATCGGCCAGGTACTCGCGGGTCAGCTTGGCGCCCTTGGACAGCTTCTTCGGACCGCCATTGACGGTCTTGTCGAGCAGCAGGCGTTCCAGACGCTGGAAGGCATCGCCTTCCACGATACGCAGCTGGTCGTTCAGGTCCAGGCGGTAGCGCTTGAGTTCATCGTCGATGATGGACTGGGCACGCTTGTCGCGGGTCACGCCTTCGCGGGTGAAGACCTGGACGTCGATCACGATACCGCTCATCCCCGAGGGGACGCGCAGCGAGGTGTCCTTCACGTCCGAAGCCTTCTCGCCGAAGATCGCGCGCAGCAGCTTTTCTTCCGGGGTCAGCTGGGTCTCGCCCTTGGGCGTGACCTTGCCGACCAGCACGTCGCCGGCTTCCACTTCGGCACCGATGTAGGTGATGCCGGACTCGTCCAGACGCGCGAGCTGCGCTTCGGCGAGGTTGGAAATGTCGCGGGTGATTTCTTCCGGTCCCAGCTTGGTGTCACGTGCGACGACCGACAGTTCCTCGATGTGGATCGAGGTGTAGCGGTCTTCGGCAACCACGCGTTCGGAGATCAGGATCGAGTCTTCGAAGTTGTAGCCGTTCCACGGCATGAACGCCACCAGCATGTTCTGGCCGAGCGCGAGCTCACCCAGGTCGGTCGATGCGCCGTCGGCGATCACGTCGCCACGGGCGACGAAATCCCCAACCTTGACCATCGGACGCTGGTTGATGTTGGTGTTCTGGTTCGAGCGCGTGTACTTGATCAGGTTGTAGATGTCCACGCCGACTTCGCCTGCAACGGCTTCATCGTCGTTCACACGGATCACGATACGCATGGCATCGACGTAGTCCACCACGCCGCCACGGGTTGCCTGGACGGCAGTACCCGAGTCGACCGCAACGGTACGCTCGATGCCGGTACCCACCAGCGGCTTGTCCGGACGCAGGCAAGGCACGGCCTGACGCTGCATGTTGGCGCCCATCAGTGCACGGTTCGCATCATCGTGCTCGAGGAACGGCACCAGCGATGCCGCGGCCGAGACGATCTGCGAAGGCGCCACGTCGATGTACTGGACGCGGTCCGGCGTGACCATACGGGTTTCCCGCTCGCTACCTTCACGCGACGACACCAGTTCGTCGATCAGGGTACCGTCGGCGTCAACCGTCGCGTTGGCCTGCGCCACCACGTACTTGCCTTCTTCAATGGCGGACAGGTAGTCGACCTGGTCGGTCAGCTTGCTGTCGACCACCTTGCGGTACGGCGTTTCCAGGAAGCCGTACTCGTTCAGGCGCGCATACAGTGCCAGCGAGTTGATCAGGCCAATGTTCGGGCCTTCCGGCGTCTCGATCGGGCACACGCGGCCGTAGTGGGTCGGGTGCACGTCACGCACTTCAAAGCCTGCGCGCTCACGGGTCAAACCGCCCGGGCCCAGTGCGGAGACACGACGCTTGTGCGTGATCTCGGACAGCGGGTTGGTCTGGTCCATAAACTGCGACAGCTGCGACGAACCGAAGAACTCGCGGATGGCCGACGAAATCGGCTTCGAGTTGATCAGGTCATGCGGCATCAGGTTCTCGGTCTCGGCCTGGCCAAGACGTTCCTTCACGGCGCGCTCGACGCGCGACAAGCCGGCACGGAACTGGTTTTCGGCCAGTTCGCCAACGCAGCGGACGCGACGATTGCCCAGGTGATCGATGTCATCGACCTCACCCTTGCCGTTGCGCAGGTTGACCAGGATCTTGATGGTCTCGAGGATGTCCTCGTCCTGCAGCACCATGCTGCCTTCACCGCTCGGGCGGCCCAGGCGGCTGTTGACCTTCATGCGGCCAACGCGCGACAGGTCGTACGACTCTTCGCTGTAGAACAGGCGCTGGAACAGGGCTTCCACCGCGTCTTCGGTCGGCGGCTCGCCGGGACGCATCATGCGGTAGATCGCGATACGCGCAGCGGTCTGGTCGGCGGTGTCGTCCACGCGCAGCGTCTGCGACATGTACGGACCTTGGTCCAGATCGTTGGTGTACAGGGTCTGGATCTGCTTGACACCGGCTTCGCGCAGGTTTTCCAGCACGGTTTCGGTCAGCTCGTCATTAGCGTTGGCAATCACCTCACCGGTATCCGGGTCGATGATGTTCTTCGCCAGCACGCGGCCGAGCAGGTAGTCTTCCGGCACGCTGATCAGCTTGGTACCGGCGGAATCCAGGTCGCGGATGTGCTTTGCGTTGATCCGCTTGTCCTTCTCCACGACGACACGGCCGTCCTTGTCGGCGATGTCGAAGCGCGCGACTTCGCCGCGCAGACGCTCGGGCACGAATTCCATCTGCGCGCCTTCCGACTGCAGGGTGAAATTGTCGAACACGAAGAAGTGCGCGAGGATTTGCTCGGGCGTCAGGCCAATCGACTTCAGCAGGATCGTGACCGGCATCTTGCGGCGACGGTCAACGCGGAAGTACAGGATGTCCTTCGGGTCGAACTCGAAGTCGAGCCAAGAGCCGCGGTAAGGAATAATCCGTGCCGAGAACAGCAGCTTGCCCGAGCTGTGGGTCTTGCCCTTGTCGTGTTCGAAGAATACGCCAGGCGAACGGTGGAGCTGCGAAACAATCACACGCTCGGTACCGTTGATGACAAAAGAGCCGGTCGACGTCATGAGCGGAATTTCGCCCATGTAGACTTCCTGTTCCTTGACTTCCTTGACCTTGCCCGGATTTTCCCGATCGTTGATGATCAGGCGTACCTTGGCACGCAAAGCCGAGTGGAAGGTCAGGCCACGCTGTTGACATTCCTTGACGTCGAACGGCGGGTTGGAGAGGTGGTAGGAGACGAACTCCATACGGGCGAGCCCGTTGTGCGACACAATCGGGAAGATTGCACTGAAAGCCGCTTGCAGGCCCTCGGTTTTGCGACGTGAGGGTGGCGCACCCTCTTGCAGAAACTGAGCGTAGGATTCAATCTGGGTGGCAAGCAGGAAAGGAACCTGATGAACCGTCGCGCGCTTCGCAAAACTTTTGCGAATGCGCTTCTTTTCGGTGAAGCTGTACGCCATGGGATCTCCGAATCATCGCAGGGCTGGCTGGACCTGGCGCAGCACCTGAGGTGTTCAGCGACTGGGAGGGGATTTGGCGGTTGGCCGCTACCAACCTCTGGCTGACGGTGTCCGCACGCTGCGAGCCGGCAGAAACGACGCAATGCGTCATACCGGCCCGGGGGACACCCGACCAAACTTGTCTTCTGCAGTCGGTTCAGAAGACAAACATCAGCAACCACCTAGTGTGCCACTGATGTTTGGCCTCTGCTCAAGCTTAGGCATACGCCCTGCTTTCAAGCATCGTTTGCGCCACTTTTCCACGCTTTCGAGTGCACAGTAAAACACACATCGCAGAAGCGCAAAAAGGCTGGCGCCGGGAATCTCCCTTTGCCAGCCCCATTCGCGTGCCAAAAGGCACGCGAGTACAGCTTACTTGACTTCGACCTTCGCGCCGGCTTCTTCCAGCTTCTTCTTGGCGTCAGCTGCAGCAGCCTTGTCCACGCCTTCCTTGACAGCCTTCGGTGCGCCGTCAACCAGATCCTTGGCTTCCTTCAGGCCCAGGCCGGTGATTTCGCGAACAGCCTTAATCACGCCAACCTTGTTTGCGCCGATTTCCGACAGGATAACGTTGAACTCGGTTTGCTCTTCAGCGGCAGCAGCGCCTGCGCCCGGGGCAGCAGCCACGGCCATCGAAGCGGCGGACACGCCAAACTTTTCTTCGAACGCCTTGACCAGGTCGTTCAGTTCCATCACGGACATCGAGCCTACGGCTTCGAGGATGTCGTCTTTGCTGATTGCCATTTGGAATACTCCTGCTAAATGTGATTCGGTATCGGTAATGCGATCTTGATGAGCCAGGCTGCGAAAGGCTTACGCCTTAAGCAGCTGCGCCTTCGCTCTCGGCGGCGGCGGCAGCGCCTTCGCCTTCGGCAGGGGCGCCTTCGCTCTTCTTGGCGGCCAGTGCAGCCAGCAGACGGGCGAAGCCCGACACCGGTGCCTGCATCACGCCAAGCAGCTGAGCAATCAGTTCGTCACGGCTCGGGATCGAGGCCAGTGCCTTGACGGCAGCAGCATCGAGCACATTGCCATCGTACGACGCTGCGCGCAGAACCAACTTGTCGTTGGTCTTGGCAAAGTCGTTCAGAACCTTGGCCGACGACACTGCATCTTCGGAAATACCGTAGATCAGCGGACCGGTCATTTGCTCTGCGAGGCCGGCAAACGGCGTGCCTTCCACGGCGCGGCGTGCCAGCGTGTTCTTCAGAACACGCAGGTACACGCCTTGCTCGCGGGCCTTGGCGCGCAGCTTGGTCAGATCGCCAACCGCAATGCCGCGATATTCGGCTACGACGATGGTCTGGGCTTTAGCGACTTGCGCCGAAACCTCAGCAACGACGGCCTTCTTATCTTCAATATTAAGTGGCACGGTTAAGCTCCAAAACGATGCTTGTCCCCCGGATCGTCCGGGGCACGCACATCAGTCCAAACGAACGGCGTCCGATTTGGCCCGAATCACCCGGGTCATTGCCCGGATTCTTCAATCCCTCGGGTGCGCCATCTGCGCTGGTGGGCCGGGAGGCGTCGCGGCAGGCCGAAGCCACGCTGCGTACGTTCCGTCCGATTAAGGCGAGGCAGCCAACCTACGGCCGCACCCGCCACCAGCGGTCTTTGATAACCAGCGGTGCCTGCCGCGCTTGCGCGCCGGCGGGCACCACTGCCCAAAGCCTTGCTCCTTCATCCTGCGGTGTCCTACCGGGCACCGCCTGATTCGGGAGACGATCCCGGCCTGGGCCAGGATCCTCAATTCTTTACGCTGGGCGACGTTATCGGGTCCGCCCTGCGGTTGCCGCCAGCCTTAGGCCGACAGCGAAGCCTGTTCCACGCGAACGCCAACGCCCATGGTGGACGAAACAGCGATCTTGCGCAGGTACACGCCCTTGCTGGTAGCCGGCTTCGACTTCACCAGGGCTTCGATCAGCGCGCTCAGGTTGCGCTTCAGATCGGCGTCCTGGAACGAACGGCGGCCAATGGTGGCGTGGATGATACCGGCCTTGTCGACACGGTATTGCACCTGACCGGCCTTGGCGTTCTTCACAGCCTGGGCAACGTCGGGGGTAACCGTACCAACCTTCGGGTTCGGCATCAGGCCGCGCGGGCCCAGGATCTGGCCCAGCGTACCAACGATACGCATCGTGTCCGGCGAAGCGATCACGACGTCGAAGTTCAGGTTGCCGGCCTTGACTTGTTCAGCCAGGTCTTCCATACCGACGATCTCGGCGCCAGCTGCCTTGGCGGCTTCAGCCTTTTCACCTTGGGCGAACACAGCCACGCGAACCGACTTGCCGGTACCGGCAGGCAGCACGACGGAGCCACGAACCACCTGGTCCGACTTCTTCGCATCGATGCCGAGTTGCACGGCAACGTCGATGGATTCGTCGAACTTGGCCGATGCGCAACCCTTCACCAGGCCCAGGGCCTCGTCGATCGGGTAGAACTTGGTGCGCTCGATCTTCGCCTTGTTCGCGGCGGTGCGCTTGGAAACCTTAGCCATTTACAGACCCTCCACGGTGATGCCCATCGAGCGAGCCGAACCGGCGATCGTACGGACAGCAGCGTCCAGATCGGCAGCGGTCAGGTCAGCGTTCTTTGCCTTGGCGATTTCTTCAGCCTGGGCACGCGTGATCTTGCCAACCTTGTCGGTGTGCGGCTTGGCCGAACCCTTGGTCAGGCCAGCTGCCTTCTTGATCAGAACGGTCGCCGGGGGCGACTTCATCACGAAGGTGAAGCTCTTGTCGGCGAAGGCGGTAATCACCACCGGCACCGGCAGGCCGGGTTCCATGCCTTGGGTCTGCGCGTTGAACGCCTTGCAGAACTCCATGATGTTCAGACCGCGTTGACCCAGTGCGGGGCCCACGGGCGGGGAGGGATTTGCCTTACCAGCCGGAATTTGCAGCTTGATAAAGCCAATGATCTTCTTGGCCATATTTACTCCAATCCGGACCGCTTCCTGACGGAATGCGATCCTGTTGAGTCGTAGCGCGCTATCGCCGCAGGGATGGTTCATCCACCCCAGCCAGCCTCACGCTCCTCTTGTGGCCAGCCCCTTTCGAGACTGGCCGCTGCATTTTTCGCCGACCTTGCGGCCAGCATAAAACGCGAAAACCTGAACCGCTTAAACCACTTAGACCTTCTCGACCTGGCCGAACTCGAGCTCGACCGGCGTGGCGCGCCCGAAGATAGTGACCGAGACGCGCAAGCGCGATTTCTCGTAGTTCACTTCCTCGACATTGCCGTTGAAGTCGGTGAAAGGGCCGTCCTTGACGCGAACCATTTCGCCCACTTCGAAGAGCGTCTTGGGACGCGGCTTCTCGACCCCTTCCTGCATCTGGGTCATGATCTTGTCGACTTCCTTCTGGGAAATCGGGCTCGGGCGATTGCGCGCACCGCCGACGAAGCCAGTGACCTTGCTGGTGTTCTTCACCAGGTGCCAGGTCTCATCGGTCATTTCCATCTCGACCAGCACGTACCCCGGGAAGAAGCGACGCTCGGTGACAGACTTCTGCCCACCCTTGATTTCAACGACTTCTTCGGACGGGACCAGGATGCGGCCAAACTTGTCCTGCATTTCGGCGCGCTCGATGCGCTCCTGCAGCGCGCGCTGCACACTCTTTTCCATGCCGGAATAGGCGTGCACCACATACCAGCGCTTCTTCGACGAAGGCGATTCAGCTGCGGGGACTTCCTGTTGTGCGTTATCCGTCATGTTCTATCCTTCATTTCCAGCCCAGCACGAGCGAAAAGATGACCCACTCGATGAGCTTGTCCGCAGACCACAGGAACACGGCCATGATCACGACAAAGACAAACACCAGGCCCGTCATCTGCCCGGCTTCCTTGCGGGTGGGCCAAACGACCTTGCGGACTTCGCGATACGATTCCTTGGAGAAACCGATGAAGTCCTTGCCTGGCGCCGATACCAGCGCGACCACCACGCCCAGCGCAATGCCGCCGAACAGCGCAGCGCCACGCACGTAGGAGGGTTGCTGTGCCAGGGCATAGAAACCGATGACGCCGGCAACCACCAGTAGCACCGCGGCGCCAAGCAACCACTTACCACTGGCGGCGTTGACGGTTTCGACGTTGGGATTGGCCATGTTTCGCAAACGAGACTAAGCCGCGTCACGATACTCTCTATCGCGACGCGGCTGATTGAATTGGCAGGGGCAGAGGGAATCGAACCCCCAACCTTCGGTTTTGGAGACCGACGCTCTGCCAGTTGAGCTATACCCCTAAAACAACTTTGGGGTCGGCGATGAGGCCAACCCCTCTGGCAACGAATACGGCCGGTTGGTGCCGTATTCGCTGTTCGACTTTATCAGTCGAGGATCTTTGCCACGACGCCGGCGCCGACGGTACGACCGCCTTCACGGATAGCGAAACGCAGGCCTTCTTCCATGGCGATCGGGGCAATCAGCTTGACCGTGATCGACACGTTGTCACCCGGCATGACCATTTCCTTGTCCTTCGGCAGCTCGATCGAGCCGGTCACGTCGGTCGTACGGAAGTAGAACTGCGGGCGGTAGTTGTTGAAGAACGGGGTGTGGCGGCCGCCTTCGTCCTTCGACAAGATGTAGACCTCGCCGGTGAAGTGCGTGTGCGGCTTGATCGAACCCGGCTTGCACAGCACTTGGCCGCGCTCGACGTCTTCGCGCTTCGTGCCGCGCAGCAGCAGACCCACGTTGTCGCCAGCTTGACCTTGGTCCAGCAGCTTGCGGAACATTTCCACGCCGGTGCAGATGGTCTTGACCGTCGGCTTGATACCAACGATTTCGATTTCTTCACCAACCTTGATGATGCCGCGCTCGATACGACCGGTCACAACCGTGCCACGGCCCGAGATCGAGAACACGTCTTCCACCGGCATCAGGAAGGTACCGTCGATGGCACGTTCCGGCGTCGGGATGTAGCTGTCCAGCTGTTCGGCCAGGGCCAGAATGGCTTGCTCGCCCAGTTCGCCCTTGTCGCCTTCCAGTGCCAGCTTGGCCGAACCCTTGATGATCGGGGTGTCGTCGCCGGGGAATTCGTACTTGGACAGGAGCTCGCGCACTTCCATTTCGACCAGCTCGAGCAGCTCGGCGTCGTCGACCATGTCGCACTTGTTCAGGAACACGATGATGTAAGGCACGCCAACCTGGCGGGCCAGCAGGATGTGTTCGCGGGTCTGGGGCATGGGGCCGTCAGCAGCCGAGCACACCAGGATCGCGCCGTCCATCTGTGCGGCGCCCGTGATCATGTTCTTCACATAGTCAGCGTGGCCCGGGCAGTCAACGTGTGCGTAGTGGCGGTTAGCCGTTTCGTACTCGACGTGTGCGGTGTTGATGGTAATACCGCGTGCCTTTTCTTCCGGCGCTGCGTCGATTTCGTCGTACTTCTTGGCCGAACCGCCAAACTTGGCTGCCAGCACCGTAGCAATTGCTGCCGTCAGGGTGGTCTTACCATGGTCAACGTGACCGATCGTACCAACGTTCACGTGCGGTTTAGTCCGCGAGAACTTTTCCTTTGCCATTTCGCGACTCCTGTGTCGGTAGCGATATTGCTAGTGCGGTATTTGGTGCCCATGGGCAGGATCGAACTGCCGACCTCTCCCTTACCAAGGGAGTGCTCTACCACTGAGCCACATGGGCGAAACTTGAATGCTGCTTTTTTAGAACTGCAAGAACCCGGGCAATCTGGAGCGGGTGAAGGGAATCGAACCCTCGTCGTAAGCTTGGAAGGCTTCTGCTCTACCATTGAGCTACACCCGCCGGGTTACCACGCTTTCTGCTTCACCGACACCTGCCGGGTACTCACTACTGCTTTGCAATTCTTGGTGGAGAGGGTTGGATTCGAACCAACGTAGGCGTAAGCCAACAGATTTACAGTCTGCCCCCTTTAGCCACTCGGGCACCTCTCCGCAGTGAACTTCTGATTATGGTGTAACTTTCCTTGGCTGTCAAGCACTTTCCGTACTATGCAGAGTAGGGAAGGACAGGCCTTGGAACGTTGACCTGGCACCAGCTAGGCTGCCCGATCGCACCATCATCGTCGGCATTCGATAAAGAACACCTTCACCCTATAGGGGCTCGCCAGAGGCTCTAGAACGGCTTCTGGCGGCCTCTCGGGCCTCGCTTTGACCGGTGGCTGGCCACCGGGCTGGCGGGCCTGGCGGCCGCCGGAGCCTGATCGAGCAAAATCGCCGCCACAAAAGCAAAACCCCCCAGTACTTTCGTACTGGGGGGTTTCAAGGGAGAGCCTGGCGATTACCTACTTTCACACGGGTATCCGCACTATCATCGGCGTGGAGTCGTTTCACGGTCCTGTTCGGGATGGGAAGGGGTGGTTCCAACTCGCTATGGTCACCAGGCATAAACGGTGGCCGCGTTGAGGTGTGCTCAACGCAGCGAATAGGGATGTAGTAGGGGTTGTGCGTATCGGCCAAGCTGCTTGTTACTGCGGCAGCGGCACGCGACACTCACACCAGGTAGAAACACACTGGTTATAGGATCAAGCCTTACGGGCAATTAGTACTGGTTAGCTTAACGCATTACTGCGCTTCCACACCCAGCCTATCAACGTCCTGGTCTCGAACGACCCTTCAAGGAGCTCAAGGCTCCAGGGAATCCTCATCTTCAGGCGAGTTTCCCGCTTAGATGCTTTCAGCGGTTATCTCTTCCGTACATAGCTACCCTGCGATGCCTCTGGCGAGACAACAGGTACACCAGCGGTACGTCCACTCCGGTCCTCTCGTACTAGGAGCAGCCCCCGTCAAGATTCCAACGCCCACGGCAGATAGGGACCAAACTGTCTCACGACGTTTTAAACCCAGCTCACGTACCTCTTTAAATGGCGAACAGCCATACCCTTGGGACCGGCTACAGCCCCAGGATGAGATGAGCCGACATCGAGGTGCCAAACACCGCCGTCGATATGAACTCTTGGGCGGTATCAGCCTGTTATCCCCAGAGTACCTTTTATCCGTTGAGCGATGGCCCTTCCATTCAGAACCACCGGATCACTATGTCCTGCTTTCGCACCTGCTCGACTTGTCGGTCTCGCAGTTAAGCACGCTTTTGCCATTGCACTTTAGGTACGATGTCCGACCGTACCAAGCGTACCTTCGAACTCCTCCGTTACACTTTGGGAGGAGACCGCCCCAGTCAAACTGCCTACCATGCACTGTCCCCGACCCGGATTCACGGGCCAAGGTTAGAACCTCAAACAAACCAGGGTGGTATTTCAAGGACGGCTCCACGCAGACTAGCGTCCACGCTTCAAAGCCTCCCACCTATCCTACACAGATCGGTTCAAAGTCCAATGCAAAGCTACAGTAAAGGTTCATGGGGTCTTTCCGTCTAGCCGCGGGGAGATTGCATCATCACAAACACTTCAACTTCGCTGAGTCTCGGGAGGAGACAGTGTGGCCATCGTTACGCCATTCGTGCAGGTCGGAACTTACCCGACAAGGAATTTCGCTACCTTAGGACCGTTATAGTTACGGCCGCCGTTTACCGGGACTTCAATCAAGAGCTTGCACCCCATCATTTAATCTTCCGGCACCGGGCAGGCGTCACACCCTATACGTCCACTTTCGTGTTTGCAGAGTGCTGTGTTTTTATTAAACAGTCGCAGCCACCATTTTATTGCAACCCTTCACCCTCCTGGCGCAGGCCAGTCAAGCTACAAGGGCGTACCTTATCCCGAAGTTACGGTACCAATTTGCCGAGTTCCTTCTCCCGAGTTCTCTCAAGCGCCTTAGAATACTCATCTCGCCCACCTGTGTCGGTTTGCGGTACGGTCTCGTATGACTGAAGCTTAGAGGCTTTTCTTGGAACCACTTCCAATTGCTTCGCAGCACTAGGCCGCTCGCCCCGCATCCTTGAATTCCGCGCCCGGATTTGCCTAAGCGCCTTCTCCAATGCAGGGACCGGGACTTCCAACACCCGGACAACCTTCCGCGATCCGTCCCCCCATCGCATCATACGACGGTGCAGGAATATTAACCTGCTTCCCATCAGCTACGCATCTCTGCCTCGCCTTAGGGGCCGACTCACCCTACGCCGATGAACGTTGCGTAGGAAACCTTGGGCTTACGGCGAGGGGGCTTTTCACCCCCTTTATCGCTACTCATGTCAGCATTCGCACTTCTGATACCTCCAGCATCCTTTACAAGACACCTTCACAGGCTTACAGAACGCTCTCCTACCATGCACTTACGTGCATCCGCAGCTTCGGTGACTGGCTTAGCCCCGTTACATCTTCCGCGCAGGACGACTCGATCAGTGAGCTATTACGCTTTCTTTAAAGGATGGCTGCTTCTAAGCCAACCTCCTGACTGTTTTAGCCTTCCCACTTCGTTTCCCACTTAGCCAATCTTAGGGACCTTAGCTGGCGGTCTGGGTTGTTTCCCTCTTGACACCGGACGTTAGCACCCGATGTCTGTCTCCCGTGATTGCACTCTTCGGTATTCGGAGTTTGCTATGGCGGGGTAATCAGCAATAGACCCCCCAACCATGACAGTGCTCTACCCCCGAAGGTGAGACACGAGGCACTACCTAAATAGTTTTCGGAGAGAACCAGCTATTTCCAGACTTGTTTAGCCTTTCACCCCTATCCACAGCTCATCCCCTAACTTTTCAACGTTAGTGGGTTCGGTCCTCCAGTACGTGTTACCGCACCTTCAACCTGGCCATGGATAGATCGTCTGGTTTCGGGTCTACACCCAGCGACTGAACGCCCTATTCGGACTCGCTTTCGCTACGCCTTCCCTAATCGGTTAAGCTTGCCACTGAATGTAAGTCGCTGACCCATTATACAAAAGGTACGCCGTCACCCGTTTCCAGGCTCCGACTGTTTGTATGCATGCGGTTTCAGGATCTATTTCACTCCCCTCCCGGGGTTCTTTTCGCCTTTCCCTCACGGTACTGGTTCACTATCGGTCGATCACGAGTATTTAGCCTTGGAGGATGGTCCCCCCATCTTCAGACAGGATTTCACGTGTCCCGCCCTACTTGTCGTACACCTAGTTCCACAACGCTGTTTTCGCATACAGGGCTATCACCTGCTATGGCCGGGCTTTCCATCCCGTTCTGCTAACAATGCTGCTAAAGAGTACAAGGCTCTTCCCATTTCGTTCGCCACTACTCTGGGAATCTCGGTTGATTTCTGTTCCTGCAGCTACTTAGATGTTT comes from the Cupriavidus basilensis genome and includes:
- the rpoB gene encoding DNA-directed RNA polymerase subunit beta encodes the protein MAYSFTEKKRIRKSFAKRATVHQVPFLLATQIESYAQFLQEGAPPSRRKTEGLQAAFSAIFPIVSHNGLARMEFVSYHLSNPPFDVKECQQRGLTFHSALRAKVRLIINDRENPGKVKEVKEQEVYMGEIPLMTSTGSFVINGTERVIVSQLHRSPGVFFEHDKGKTHSSGKLLFSARIIPYRGSWLDFEFDPKDILYFRVDRRRKMPVTILLKSIGLTPEQILAHFFVFDNFTLQSEGAQMEFVPERLRGEVARFDIADKDGRVVVEKDKRINAKHIRDLDSAGTKLISVPEDYLLGRVLAKNIIDPDTGEVIANANDELTETVLENLREAGVKQIQTLYTNDLDQGPYMSQTLRVDDTADQTAARIAIYRMMRPGEPPTEDAVEALFQRLFYSEESYDLSRVGRMKVNSRLGRPSGEGSMVLQDEDILETIKILVNLRNGKGEVDDIDHLGNRRVRCVGELAENQFRAGLSRVERAVKERLGQAETENLMPHDLINSKPISSAIREFFGSSQLSQFMDQTNPLSEITHKRRVSALGPGGLTRERAGFEVRDVHPTHYGRVCPIETPEGPNIGLINSLALYARLNEYGFLETPYRKVVDSKLTDQVDYLSAIEEGKYVVAQANATVDADGTLIDELVSSREGSERETRMVTPDRVQYIDVAPSQIVSAAASLVPFLEHDDANRALMGANMQRQAVPCLRPDKPLVGTGIERTVAVDSGTAVQATRGGVVDYVDAMRIVIRVNDDEAVAGEVGVDIYNLIKYTRSNQNTNINQRPMVKVGDFVARGDVIADGASTDLGELALGQNMLVAFMPWNGYNFEDSILISERVVAEDRYTSIHIEELSVVARDTKLGPEEITRDISNLAEAQLARLDESGITYIGAEVEAGDVLVGKVTPKGETQLTPEEKLLRAIFGEKASDVKDTSLRVPSGMSGIVIDVQVFTREGVTRDKRAQSIIDDELKRYRLDLNDQLRIVEGDAFQRLERLLLDKTVNGGPKKLSKGAKLTREYLADLDKYHWFDIRPADEEVAAQLEAVKEAIEQKRHEFDLAFEEKRKKLTQGDELPPGVIKMVKVYLAVKRRLQPGDKMAGRHGNKGVVSKIVPIEDMPYMADGTPADIVLNPLGVPSRMNVGQILETHLGWAARGLGQRIGSMLKAQAKAQELRPLLAQIYNESGKPEDLDSLSDAEVLELANNLKKGVPFATPVFDGAHEDEIRRMLDLAYPEEIARDMGLTASKQQVTLHDGRTGEAFERPVTLGVMHMLKLHHLVDDKMHARSTGPYSLVTQQPLGGKAQFGGQRFGEMEVWALEAYGASYVLQEMLTVKSDDVNGRTKVYENIVKGEHSIDAGMPESFNVLVKEIRSLGIDIDLDRY
- the rplL gene encoding 50S ribosomal protein L7/L12, giving the protein MAISKDDILEAVGSMSVMELNDLVKAFEEKFGVSAASMAVAAAPGAGAAAAEEQTEFNVILSEIGANKVGVIKAVREITGLGLKEAKDLVDGAPKAVKEGVDKAAAADAKKKLEEAGAKVEVK
- the rplJ gene encoding 50S ribosomal protein L10 — translated: MPLNIEDKKAVVAEVSAQVAKAQTIVVAEYRGIAVGDLTKLRAKAREQGVYLRVLKNTLARRAVEGTPFAGLAEQMTGPLIYGISEDAVSSAKVLNDFAKTNDKLVLRAASYDGNVLDAAAVKALASIPSRDELIAQLLGVMQAPVSGFARLLAALAAKKSEGAPAEGEGAAAAAESEGAAA
- the rplA gene encoding 50S ribosomal protein L1; the protein is MAKVSKRTAANKAKIERTKFYPIDEALGLVKGCASAKFDESIDVAVQLGIDAKKSDQVVRGSVVLPAGTGKSVRVAVFAQGEKAEAAKAAGAEIVGMEDLAEQVKAGNLNFDVVIASPDTMRIVGTLGQILGPRGLMPNPKVGTVTPDVAQAVKNAKAGQVQYRVDKAGIIHATIGRRSFQDADLKRNLSALIEALVKSKPATSKGVYLRKIAVSSTMGVGVRVEQASLSA
- the rplK gene encoding 50S ribosomal protein L11 codes for the protein MAKKIIGFIKLQIPAGKANPSPPVGPALGQRGLNIMEFCKAFNAQTQGMEPGLPVPVVITAFADKSFTFVMKSPPATVLIKKAAGLTKGSAKPHTDKVGKITRAQAEEIAKAKNADLTAADLDAAVRTIAGSARSMGITVEGL
- the nusG gene encoding transcription termination/antitermination protein NusG, whose amino-acid sequence is MTDNAQQEVPAAESPSSKKRWYVVHAYSGMEKSVQRALQERIERAEMQDKFGRILVPSEEVVEIKGGQKSVTERRFFPGYVLVEMEMTDETWHLVKNTSKVTGFVGGARNRPSPISQKEVDKIMTQMQEGVEKPRPKTLFEVGEMVRVKDGPFTDFNGNVEEVNYEKSRLRVSVTIFGRATPVELEFGQVEKV
- the secE gene encoding preprotein translocase subunit SecE; the encoded protein is MANPNVETVNAASGKWLLGAAVLLVVAGVIGFYALAQQPSYVRGAALFGGIALGVVVALVSAPGKDFIGFSKESYREVRKVVWPTRKEAGQMTGLVFVFVVIMAVFLWSADKLIEWVIFSLVLGWK
- the tuf gene encoding elongation factor Tu encodes the protein MAKEKFSRTKPHVNVGTIGHVDHGKTTLTAAIATVLAAKFGGSAKKYDEIDAAPEEKARGITINTAHVEYETANRHYAHVDCPGHADYVKNMITGAAQMDGAILVCSAADGPMPQTREHILLARQVGVPYIIVFLNKCDMVDDAELLELVEMEVRELLSKYEFPGDDTPIIKGSAKLALEGDKGELGEQAILALAEQLDSYIPTPERAIDGTFLMPVEDVFSISGRGTVVTGRIERGIIKVGEEIEIVGIKPTVKTICTGVEMFRKLLDQGQAGDNVGLLLRGTKREDVERGQVLCKPGSIKPHTHFTGEVYILSKDEGGRHTPFFNNYRPQFYFRTTDVTGSIELPKDKEMVMPGDNVSITVKLIAPIAMEEGLRFAIREGGRTVGAGVVAKILD